The Spirochaetaceae bacterium DNA segment CCCGCTGACGCGGCCGCGTGGTCGCTCTCAATGACGCACATCGCCAGCACCGCCTCCTTCTCGTGCGACAGCGAAATGAACACGCGCCCTCCGCCGGCGCGCTGCAGCGCCGCCTTGGCCGATCCGGTAAGCTGCAACTCCGGTTTGCCGTCCGCGTTATTCAGCACCGCCATGTCGCGCAGGGAAAGACCGGCGAGTCCCGAGCCGAGGGCCTTGCCGAACGCCTCCTTGGCGGCAAACCGCGCCGCCAGCGACAACACCGCCGCCGCACCGGAGCGCCGGCGGCACTGCGCCAGCTCTTCCGGGTGGTAGAACCGTTCGAGCAGGCCCGGAATTTCCTGCCAACGCCGCAGCCGCTGCGGGTGCACCACGTCGATGCCGACACCCAGGATCATGCCGCTGCCACCATCGCGCGCCTTGCCGCACGCGTCAACCGTCGCGCCGGCCGCGTTCCGCCTCCCGCGCCGCGGCCACGAATCGCACCGCCTGCAT contains these protein-coding regions:
- a CDS encoding holo-ACP synthase, which produces MILGVGIDVVHPQRLRRWQEIPGLLERFYHPEELAQCRRRSGAAAVLSLAARFAAKEAFGKALGSGLAGLSLRDMAVLNNADGKPELQLTGSAKAALQRAGGGRVFISLSHEKEAVLAMCVIESDHAAASAGG